TCTTTTAAAACTACCAATCTTCTTTACAGTAACGGGAGCACTGCCAATGATATGACGCTGGTAGGAAAATTAATATCAGGCTCGACGATCTATAATTATCAGTACAATGCCAAAAGTCAATTGGTAACCCAATTATTAAAATTTACTGATTCAAGCACGAATAAGGTATACAATAGTATTTTCAGCTATGCTTATGGCTATATTTGATAGGGAAAATGTAAAAAAAAGGGTCACTTTCGTGAAGAAAGTGACCCTTTTTTTTATCTAAATCTAAATCAATATTAAGCATTGATCTGATTCATAACCTCAGTTTGTTTACGGATAGATTCCATATGAACAAGTTTGAAAAGTTCGTCAACAAGATTTGGGTAAAGGTTTAAGCTTTTTCCCCATGCTGCACGCGTTTCCAAAACTTCACGGAAACGATCAACCTGGTAAGCAGCAACGTTATTATCACGTTTGTACTCAGCAAGTTTTTCAACCAATGACATACGGTTTGCAAGATTTTCAAGCAATTCACGGTCAAGGTGATCAATTTTACCACGAACAACTTCCAGTTGAGACTGGTAATCAGTTGGGTAAGATTCCTTACGCACGTGAAGTTCATGCAACATTTCTGCCAAAGCAGGAGGAGTCAACTGCTGAGAAGCATCAGACCACGCCTTATCCGGATCACGGTGAGATTCGATGATCAAACCGTCGTAGTTCAAGTCAAGCGCACGTTGTGCAATTTCAAACAACAATGAACGCTTACCAGCCATGTGGCTAGGATCACCGATCACAGGAAGTTCAGGAAACAATGTTTTCAATTCGATCGCAATATTCCACATGGGAGAGTTACGATATTTTGTTTCCTGTGCGTTAGAGAAACCACGGTGAATTGCACCCAATTTCTTAACACCTGCCTGGTTCAAACGTTCAAGAGCACCAATCCAAAGCTGCAAATCCGGGTTAACAGGATTTTTAACAAGAACCGGAACATCTACACCTCTAAGTGCTTCTGCCAATTCCTGAACATTAAATGGATTTACTGTGGTACGTGCACCTACCCAAAGAATATCTACACCATATTTCAATGCCAGTTCTATATGCTGAGGATTTGCAACCTCAATAGCAACAGGCAATCCAGTTTCTTTTTTTGCAGCTTGCAACCATGGCAAAGCCGCTTCACCCATTCCTTCAAAACTTCCAGGACGAGTTCTTGGCTTCCAAATTCCGGCACGAAGCACGTGTGCAAATCCTTCTTTTTTGATCTGGCTTGCGGTTTCCAACATTTGTTCCTCGGTCTCTGCACTGCAAGGTCCGGCGATTACCAAAGGTTTTCCTTCGGTATTGATCCAACTACTAAGCGGAAGGATATCTAGAGAAGCATTCATATTCAAAAACTTGTCCTTAATAAAACAATAAGATAACTATAATATTTCGACTCGGTATTATGCGTATTTGATGGATTGCCGTACATTTGATGCTCCAAAAGCCTACAACCCTTTTTTGTATAACTTTTGCCTGATTGGTTTATGAAAAACCATGAAGACCCCACTTATGATAAACTTAAAAATGGCGTACGCTTCACAAAAAGATCAAATACCTGTATTTTTTGAAGACACTTCAATAGCATTTGCTTCAAAATCAGATTCTCAACTCAGGAAAACCTATTGGTTATTTAGCTTAATGAATCAGGCTCGAGTGGTAAATTTAGGCACTTTTTTTATAAAGATTGCTCTAAAGCTACACTTACCTATAAAAAATCTTATTAGATATACGATTTTTGAACAATTCTGTGGCGGTGAGACGATTAGTGACTGCCAGCAGACAATTTCTACTTTGGCAAATTCGGGCGTAGGAACCATCCTGGATTACTCGGTTGAGGGAGAAGACAATGAAAATAGTTTCGACGCCACCGCTGCCGAAATTTTGCGCACCATTCAAAAAGCTTCTGAATCAACTGACATTCCTTTTTCAGTTTTCAAGATCACAGGAATCGCATCAACTGAGCTTTTAGAAAAAGTACAGCGCAAGGAAATTTTGTCCGAGAATGAAACCGCTGCTTATGAAAGAGTTAAACAGCGCGTTGAAAAATTATGCGCCTTGGCAAACAAACTGAATGTAAGAATTTTTGTCGACGCGGAAGAAAGCTGGGTCCAGAACGTTATTGATGATCTGACTTACGAAATGATGGAAAAGTATAATAAAGAAAAAGCCATCGTTTACAATACCTATCAGTTTTATAGACACGAAACTTTACAGGCTCTGAAAAGTGCCTACCTCGTTGCACGTCAAAAAGGATACGTTCTTGGCGGAAAGCTGGTCCGTGGCGCGTATATGGAAAAAGAGCGCATGAGAGCCCGTGAGCAGGAATATTTTAACCCGATTCATACTTCCAAAGAAGCTACTGACAAGGATTACAATGCTGCAATCGATTTCTGCCTTGAAAATGTTGAACATATCTCCATTTGCCTGGGAACCCACAATGAGTACAGCTCTCAATATTGCACCTGCAAAATGAAAAAGCTGGGTATAAAAAACGATGACCAGCGTATCTACTTTGCCCAGCTTTTAGGAATGAGCGATAATATTTCGTACAATCTTGCCAAGGTTGGTTATAACGTAGCTAAATATGTGCCCTATGGTCCTATTGATGCCGTGCTTCCCTATCTTATACGCCGTGCTGAGGAAAATACTTCAATTGCCGGACAAAGTAGCAGAGAGTACCTGCTTGTAAAAAGCGAAATGCACAGACGAGGCGTAAGTTCTTTCTAAGAACTTATTACTTTTACAGGCACATTGATATAAATTGTAATCAATAAAGAATGAACCAACCAAAAAATCCTGTCAGGTATTTACTTTTCAGCGTATTGTTAATTGCAGTAGACCAATTGTCAAAACTTTTGGTCTTTAAATATATGCAGCCTGGCTTTTCCGGTCAGATTTTATTGGCTGGTAACTGGCTAAAACTACATTATGTTTTAAATCCCGGGATGGCTTTTGGTATGCAGCTGGGGCATGAATATGGCAAATTATTTCTGACACTTTTCAGATTGCTTGCTATGTGCGCTATTGCCTGGTATCTGGTTCATCTGGCTCGTAACGGTGCTTCAAAAGGGTTATTATGGGCTTTGTCTATGATTCTTGCCGGAGCCGTTGGAAACGTAATTGACAGTACTTTTTACGGGGTATTTTTAGATAATGCTCCTTATGGTTCGCCCACACCCTGGTTTCATGGACAGGTTATTGATATGATTTTTGTCGATTTCTGGGAAGGATTTATTCCTGAATGGGTTCCTGTCTGGGGCGGACAATATTATTCAACTCCGATTTTCAATATTGCTGATTCGTGTATTTTCCTGGGTGTTTGTAGTATCCTTATTTTCCAGGGACATTTTTATACACCAGCCGATGAGGAAGTAAAACCGGAAGAAACTACGCATAACCACGAAGATGCAGAAAGCCTGACTGAACCGCATAGTTTTGACGAAGTTGCTAAAACACCAGGAATACCAGTTGAAGTTTTGAACGAAAATGAAAACCTTGATATCGATTCATCCCGGAATCTTTCTGCTTCTATGCTGAACCTTGATAGCGGTGAAATTTTAGAATCTGAGGAAGTTATTTCTCCTACTATCAATCCGGAATTCGAAGAGATCAAACAAAATGAAAGTGTAGATATTGATTCAACTCAGGATATTTCATCTTCAATGATTAATCTTGAAAATGAAGAGCTAACCAAACCAGGAGAATCTACTACTGAAAAATAGCTAATCCGGTAAGTATTTTTAATACGAACGAACCAATATTCAAA
The sequence above is drawn from the Dyadobacter subterraneus genome and encodes:
- a CDS encoding chorismate mutase, whose translation is MNASLDILPLSSWINTEGKPLVIAGPCSAETEEQMLETASQIKKEGFAHVLRAGIWKPRTRPGSFEGMGEAALPWLQAAKKETGLPVAIEVANPQHIELALKYGVDILWVGARTTVNPFNVQELAEALRGVDVPVLVKNPVNPDLQLWIGALERLNQAGVKKLGAIHRGFSNAQETKYRNSPMWNIAIELKTLFPELPVIGDPSHMAGKRSLLFEIAQRALDLNYDGLIIESHRDPDKAWSDASQQLTPPALAEMLHELHVRKESYPTDYQSQLEVVRGKIDHLDRELLENLANRMSLVEKLAEYKRDNNVAAYQVDRFREVLETRAAWGKSLNLYPNLVDELFKLVHMESIRKQTEVMNQINA
- a CDS encoding proline dehydrogenase family protein, encoding MAYASQKDQIPVFFEDTSIAFASKSDSQLRKTYWLFSLMNQARVVNLGTFFIKIALKLHLPIKNLIRYTIFEQFCGGETISDCQQTISTLANSGVGTILDYSVEGEDNENSFDATAAEILRTIQKASESTDIPFSVFKITGIASTELLEKVQRKEILSENETAAYERVKQRVEKLCALANKLNVRIFVDAEESWVQNVIDDLTYEMMEKYNKEKAIVYNTYQFYRHETLQALKSAYLVARQKGYVLGGKLVRGAYMEKERMRAREQEYFNPIHTSKEATDKDYNAAIDFCLENVEHISICLGTHNEYSSQYCTCKMKKLGIKNDDQRIYFAQLLGMSDNISYNLAKVGYNVAKYVPYGPIDAVLPYLIRRAEENTSIAGQSSREYLLVKSEMHRRGVSSF
- a CDS encoding lipoprotein signal peptidase — protein: MNQPKNPVRYLLFSVLLIAVDQLSKLLVFKYMQPGFSGQILLAGNWLKLHYVLNPGMAFGMQLGHEYGKLFLTLFRLLAMCAIAWYLVHLARNGASKGLLWALSMILAGAVGNVIDSTFYGVFLDNAPYGSPTPWFHGQVIDMIFVDFWEGFIPEWVPVWGGQYYSTPIFNIADSCIFLGVCSILIFQGHFYTPADEEVKPEETTHNHEDAESLTEPHSFDEVAKTPGIPVEVLNENENLDIDSSRNLSASMLNLDSGEILESEEVISPTINPEFEEIKQNESVDIDSTQDISSSMINLENEELTKPGESTTEK